The proteins below are encoded in one region of Halorhodospira halochloris:
- a CDS encoding GNAT family N-acetyltransferase: MTVRNLEALFQPRSVVLIGEGGDLDRRILRNLLSEPFQGPVMPLMQGVSSLAAVPVYSSLEQLPAIPDLAVITQPVGHAPDWIRRLGELGTRGVMVARSVSPDCSYERSKELEQALLEAARPYMIRVVGPGSSCLSVPHLGLHASTMPVTLEPGRAALVTKSSAMAGAALQWCAEHGAGLSHVIHIGGAVDVDLGDSFDYLATDHRARAVIVYLERVRRTRKFMSALRRLARMKPVIVLKPVEVGADEIDDFVYDAAFRRAGVVRVDDLEELFSAVEILETSRPPGRDGTLGIIGNSRSLGLLAGNALRRYDNSPQRISAESSDKLAGLARDPEASDNPLDLGGDAGASEYDKALDILGGDRQVSGILAIKSPGASDDGQEVAEVIVKHAKRLRKPLLAAWGNSAGESGKAFLEDKVPAFEYPEEAVRAFSRLLQYRRSQTLLMQTPPSVPEDFTPDYEQARLILSAALTAGRDQLNEYQTQRLLSAYGIPSVETRRASDPEQAAEVAEEFDQPVVLKLMSPEVELKSQVGGVVLDLEGGAAVYAQAQAMLERLHKVSGDNAAFDGFAVQPMSRRDGAFELTVGVRPGGQFGPVIYFGHGGTETEAIADWACGMPPLNMHLAREIMQRTRIYSMLKGSGLRGGDLDAIALTMIKLAQMVIDFGSVKSLDINPLWSTRQGVLAIDAGVEVRPHPGEAADYLPIRPYPQHLTEQIELRDGRQCQLRAVLPEDGPQLNAMVERTPPEQVRMRFFQALKTLPQEMSARLTQIDYDREMALVVTEPGVAGRAKMLGIVRISADPDLEGAEYDIMLDPGVAGLGLGKMLMRRIIKYARERGVGEIYGEVLRENEAMLRINQALGFVVEVSEDDPSLMHVRLPLS, encoded by the coding sequence ATGACGGTACGCAATCTTGAGGCGCTGTTTCAGCCACGCTCTGTAGTGCTGATCGGCGAAGGTGGCGATCTCGATCGGCGGATCTTGCGCAATCTGCTCAGTGAGCCCTTCCAAGGGCCGGTGATGCCGCTAATGCAGGGCGTTAGCTCACTTGCCGCCGTGCCAGTTTACTCCAGCCTCGAACAGCTGCCGGCTATTCCCGATCTGGCAGTAATCACCCAGCCGGTTGGGCACGCCCCGGACTGGATAAGACGGTTGGGTGAATTAGGCACTCGCGGTGTTATGGTAGCGCGCTCTGTATCGCCCGATTGTAGCTATGAACGCAGTAAGGAGTTGGAGCAGGCCCTATTGGAGGCAGCTCGGCCGTACATGATAAGGGTTGTTGGGCCAGGTAGCAGCTGCCTGAGTGTGCCCCATCTAGGTCTGCACGCCTCAACTATGCCGGTCACCCTGGAGCCGGGCCGGGCGGCTCTGGTGACCAAGTCGTCGGCCATGGCCGGCGCTGCGCTGCAGTGGTGCGCTGAACATGGCGCTGGGCTGTCTCACGTGATTCATATTGGCGGTGCCGTAGATGTCGATCTTGGTGATAGCTTCGATTACCTCGCCACCGATCACCGCGCCCGAGCTGTAATAGTTTATCTGGAGCGGGTGCGCCGAACCCGCAAGTTTATGTCGGCGCTTCGCCGGTTGGCGCGCATGAAGCCAGTAATAGTGCTTAAACCAGTCGAGGTTGGAGCAGATGAGATAGATGATTTTGTTTATGATGCCGCCTTCCGCCGAGCCGGTGTGGTGCGGGTAGATGATCTTGAGGAGTTATTCAGCGCGGTTGAGATCCTGGAGACGAGTCGCCCTCCAGGGCGTGATGGAACACTCGGCATCATAGGCAACAGCCGCAGTCTGGGCTTGCTGGCCGGCAACGCTCTGCGTCGTTATGACAATTCCCCGCAGAGGATCAGCGCTGAAAGTAGTGACAAGCTCGCCGGCTTAGCACGCGACCCTGAGGCTAGTGATAATCCTCTCGACCTTGGCGGCGATGCTGGGGCGTCAGAATATGATAAGGCACTGGATATCCTCGGTGGAGATCGTCAGGTGAGCGGCATCTTGGCAATCAAGTCGCCAGGCGCTAGCGACGATGGCCAAGAGGTTGCCGAGGTCATTGTTAAGCACGCTAAGCGGTTGCGCAAACCGCTGCTGGCGGCATGGGGGAATTCGGCGGGAGAGAGTGGCAAAGCCTTCCTAGAGGATAAGGTGCCGGCTTTTGAGTATCCTGAGGAGGCAGTGCGTGCCTTCAGCCGGCTGCTGCAATACCGGCGTAGCCAGACTTTGTTGATGCAGACCCCACCTTCAGTGCCGGAAGATTTTACTCCCGATTATGAACAGGCCCGGCTTATCCTCTCCGCGGCTCTGACCGCAGGACGCGATCAACTCAATGAATATCAGACCCAGCGTCTGCTGAGTGCTTATGGCATACCGTCTGTGGAGACTCGGCGAGCTTCTGATCCAGAGCAGGCAGCGGAGGTTGCCGAGGAGTTTGATCAACCGGTAGTGCTCAAGCTGATGTCTCCGGAGGTGGAATTAAAATCACAAGTCGGTGGTGTCGTGCTCGATTTAGAAGGGGGGGCGGCGGTATACGCCCAAGCCCAGGCCATGCTGGAGCGGCTGCATAAGGTTAGCGGTGACAATGCGGCATTTGACGGTTTTGCTGTTCAGCCTATGAGCCGGCGCGACGGGGCCTTCGAGCTTACCGTAGGGGTTCGACCTGGGGGGCAATTTGGGCCGGTGATTTATTTCGGTCATGGGGGCACTGAGACTGAAGCCATTGCCGATTGGGCCTGCGGCATGCCGCCTTTGAATATGCATCTTGCCCGCGAGATCATGCAGCGCACCCGCATCTATTCGATGCTCAAGGGCAGCGGGCTGCGCGGTGGCGATCTCGATGCGATAGCGCTGACCATGATTAAGCTCGCGCAGATGGTGATCGATTTTGGTTCGGTCAAATCTCTGGATATAAACCCTCTCTGGTCAACCCGCCAAGGAGTGTTGGCCATAGACGCGGGCGTTGAGGTGCGCCCTCACCCTGGCGAAGCAGCTGATTATCTGCCCATCCGCCCATATCCGCAGCACCTGACCGAGCAAATCGAGTTGCGCGATGGCCGTCAGTGTCAGCTTAGGGCGGTGTTGCCGGAAGATGGGCCGCAGCTGAATGCGATGGTCGAGAGAACTCCGCCGGAGCAGGTACGGATGAGGTTTTTCCAGGCGTTAAAGACTTTGCCCCAGGAGATGTCAGCTCGCCTGACCCAGATAGACTACGACCGTGAGATGGCCTTAGTAGTAACCGAGCCAGGTGTAGCGGGGCGTGCCAAGATGTTGGGGATAGTGCGCATTAGTGCTGACCCTGATCTTGAAGGGGCAGAATACGACATAATGTTAGATCCTGGTGTTGCTGGGCTAGGACTGGGTAAGATGCTTATGCGGCGGATTATCAAGTATGCTCGAGAGCGCGGGGTGGGGGAGATTTATGGCGAGGTGTTACGGGAGAATGAGGCGATGCTGAGGATAAATCAAGCATTGGGCTTTGTAGTCGAGGTCAGTGAGGATGATCCGAGTTTGATGCATGTAAGGCTGCCGCTCTCTTAA
- a CDS encoding pseudouridine synthase, protein MITDSHRLQVLYKDERMVAVYKPNNLLVHRTGIDRDRVAAVQLVRDQLAGQWVYPVHRLDRATAGVLLFALDPDAAGKIAAAFREQRVVKRYRAVVRGWIEQGGRVDKPLGRGRRGEGGDPQPAVTEFKPLAWAELPTPVSRYSTARYTCIDLWPRSGRRHQLRRHLKSLSHPIIGDTTHGDSAHNSLFRELFGVWRLMLMATEICLPHPEDAQPIRITAQPDKEWQYVLRQLGIAC, encoded by the coding sequence GTGATCACCGATAGCCATAGGCTCCAAGTCCTCTATAAGGATGAGCGTATGGTGGCGGTCTATAAGCCAAATAATTTGTTAGTCCATAGGACTGGTATTGACCGTGATCGGGTTGCAGCTGTTCAACTGGTGCGTGATCAGCTAGCCGGGCAGTGGGTCTACCCAGTTCACCGTTTAGACCGGGCGACTGCCGGGGTTTTGCTCTTCGCTCTCGATCCTGACGCGGCGGGCAAAATCGCCGCGGCGTTTCGCGAGCAGAGGGTTGTTAAACGATACCGCGCCGTTGTCCGTGGTTGGATAGAGCAGGGCGGTCGTGTCGATAAGCCACTTGGCAGGGGGCGGCGTGGTGAGGGGGGCGATCCTCAGCCGGCGGTCACTGAGTTTAAACCCCTGGCTTGGGCTGAATTGCCTACGCCGGTCTCCCGCTACTCGACGGCTCGTTATACCTGTATCGATCTATGGCCTCGCAGTGGCAGACGGCATCAGTTGCGCCGCCATCTGAAGTCGCTTAGCCACCCCATCATTGGCGACACTACACACGGTGATAGTGCCCACAACTCACTCTTCCGCGAGCTTTTTGGTGTCTGGAGGCTGATGCTGATGGCAACGGAGATATGCTTGCCGCATCCTGAGGATGCGCAGCCGATCCGGATAACCGCACAACCTGATAAAGAGTGGCAATATGTGCTACGTCAGCTTGGTATTGCTTGCTAA
- a CDS encoding MFS transporter, with product MSTSPAAVPVHNRTAIFAYAMLGLPPAICLPAFYLYLAPPLIDTPQVSILFVGIIIAILRIVDTVTPLFFGYWSDRNSIPAGRRKLGWFCGATLMIIGLAVPLLIDDQWGKAQLLVSGCALTFGLSIMRVSQLAWPAELSGYYHQRSRFYFAGQTTLTIGLIVGLALPFLATQSGVLTQGVDQAIFWSIVLLSLVASLMMLIYLPDPGSAPAPERFMQSFRRIRVSPSWRRLLIAHSLNIFANSLPVILIFHISMEVVGTSNIILPVVFTYLAAALVGLPIGLALARRCGKHQSWSAALIYTAAVLIWIPLLAEGDTLVMLILTALIGFTAGMDWALSAAIQADTVDSESLRNDTARAGFQFGLWLFAGRCALAVAILFAVGVLAITGGSAAITPGADKASNELILITAGLGSAFAKLIAVTQIWNLPLDATKHKEIQEKLRERRQSAAE from the coding sequence ATGTCAACTAGTCCGGCTGCAGTGCCAGTACATAACCGCACCGCCATTTTTGCCTACGCCATGCTTGGCCTACCGCCGGCAATCTGCCTGCCGGCATTTTACCTATACTTGGCGCCCCCTTTAATCGACACACCGCAGGTTTCAATACTATTCGTAGGGATAATTATCGCCATCCTGCGCATCGTCGATACAGTTACACCACTATTCTTTGGTTACTGGAGTGATCGTAACTCAATCCCCGCAGGGAGGCGAAAGCTCGGCTGGTTTTGCGGAGCAACGCTGATGATTATAGGACTTGCGGTGCCACTATTGATTGACGATCAATGGGGCAAGGCTCAGCTATTAGTTAGTGGCTGCGCTCTCACTTTTGGCTTGTCAATAATGCGCGTCAGTCAATTAGCTTGGCCTGCGGAACTGTCAGGTTATTATCATCAGCGCAGCAGATTTTATTTCGCCGGACAGACAACACTTACGATAGGGCTAATAGTTGGCTTGGCATTGCCATTTTTGGCTACGCAATCCGGAGTCCTAACCCAAGGGGTAGACCAAGCAATCTTTTGGTCTATAGTTTTGCTCAGCCTAGTCGCTAGCTTAATGATGCTAATCTACCTACCCGATCCTGGCTCAGCACCTGCACCGGAAAGATTTATGCAATCTTTTCGTAGGATCCGCGTCAGCCCCTCATGGCGCCGTCTTCTGATCGCCCACTCACTTAACATCTTCGCCAATAGCTTGCCGGTAATTCTGATATTCCATATAAGCATGGAAGTTGTCGGAACCAGCAACATAATCCTGCCAGTTGTCTTTACATATCTTGCGGCGGCGCTTGTAGGCTTGCCGATAGGGCTGGCACTGGCGCGCCGTTGCGGCAAGCATCAGAGCTGGTCAGCAGCACTTATCTACACTGCCGCAGTGTTGATTTGGATCCCCCTGCTCGCCGAGGGGGATACCCTGGTCATGCTGATTCTGACTGCACTGATTGGCTTCACTGCGGGCATGGACTGGGCCCTATCGGCCGCTATCCAAGCTGATACGGTAGACTCTGAGTCATTGCGAAACGACACAGCGCGCGCTGGTTTTCAGTTCGGGCTATGGCTATTTGCTGGCCGGTGCGCATTGGCCGTTGCTATCCTGTTCGCCGTTGGGGTCCTTGCCATAACCGGTGGCAGTGCCGCCATAACACCCGGAGCAGATAAGGCCTCTAATGAGCTTATCCTGATAACGGCAGGGCTGGGATCTGCCTTTGCCAAGCTGATAGCGGTAACTCAGATCTGGAACCTGCCCCTGGATGCGACCAAGCACAAAGAGATCCAGGAAAAACTCCGCGAGCGTCGGCAAAGCGCAGCGGAATGA
- the nadA gene encoding quinolinate synthase NadA, which translates to MSDSPIKTPFVPRYFRSQAYTAAEQLSEEQRAELRERIPRLLQEKDAVLVAHYYTDGEIQRMADQTGGCVSDSLEMARFGAEHTASTVVVAGVRFMGETAKILTPHKRVLMPTLEATCSLDIGCPAEQFAAFCDQHPERTVVVYANTSAQVKARADWVVTSSIAVDVVRHLHESGEKILWAPDRYLGEYVQRETGADMLLWQGSCIVHEEFRALELTELRKYYPQAEVLVHPESPGAVIEQADVVGSTTQLLKAAQNSSAPQLIVATDAGIFHKMQQLAPGKELIAAPTAGHSASCRSCAHCPWMAMNGLVNLASALEQGAPEVHVDPQVVAKAQHSLGRMLDFAAQRSAQVLGVGDA; encoded by the coding sequence ATGTCAGATTCTCCTATTAAAACACCGTTTGTCCCGCGGTATTTTCGGTCCCAGGCTTATACCGCCGCTGAGCAGTTGAGTGAGGAGCAGCGCGCTGAGCTGCGCGAGCGTATTCCTAGGCTGTTGCAAGAGAAGGATGCGGTACTGGTGGCCCACTATTATACCGATGGTGAGATACAGCGCATGGCCGATCAGACCGGGGGGTGTGTCTCTGACTCTCTAGAGATGGCTAGGTTCGGTGCCGAGCATACCGCCTCTACTGTTGTAGTGGCGGGCGTGAGGTTTATGGGCGAGACCGCTAAGATACTAACCCCGCATAAGCGTGTTTTGATGCCTACTCTTGAGGCTACCTGTTCGTTGGATATCGGCTGTCCCGCTGAGCAGTTCGCCGCCTTTTGTGATCAGCATCCAGAGCGCACGGTGGTTGTCTACGCCAATACCTCAGCGCAGGTTAAGGCGCGGGCAGACTGGGTGGTCACTTCTAGTATCGCTGTAGATGTTGTGCGCCACCTGCATGAGTCAGGTGAAAAGATACTCTGGGCTCCGGATCGTTATCTTGGTGAGTACGTGCAGCGGGAGACCGGTGCTGATATGTTGCTTTGGCAGGGCAGCTGTATCGTCCATGAAGAGTTCCGGGCTCTTGAGCTGACTGAACTGCGTAAATATTACCCGCAAGCTGAGGTGTTGGTGCACCCTGAATCACCTGGTGCGGTTATTGAGCAGGCCGATGTCGTCGGCTCGACAACCCAGCTCCTTAAGGCAGCTCAAAATAGCAGTGCGCCGCAGCTGATCGTTGCCACGGATGCCGGTATTTTCCACAAGATGCAGCAGCTCGCCCCCGGCAAGGAGCTAATCGCGGCCCCTACTGCCGGGCATAGTGCCAGCTGTCGCTCCTGTGCCCATTGCCCATGGATGGCTATGAACGGCCTGGTTAATCTGGCTAGCGCTTTGGAGCAGGGGGCTCCAGAGGTCCATGTTGACCCGCAAGTGGTGGCCAAAGCACAACATTCACTCGGGCGAATGCTCGATTTTGCTGCTCAGCGTTCGGCTCAAGTGCTCGGTGTTGGTGATGCATGA
- a CDS encoding competence/damage-inducible protein A translates to MGLTGVRIGALIIGDELLTGRRQDQHLPALIEILAKRGLELAWVRILGDDPALLTQTLQQTFATDDIVLSFGGIGATPDDRTRQCCAKALAVPLQRHIDAQQAMQHHFGDRADEQRLRMVDFPQGAAMIPNPVNKVAGFSIKDHHFVPGFPSMAWPMIEWVMDTYYVHIQQPGHVEQRTMRVIGAREGDLIPLLERLQGAYPQLRISCLPSASAQGCGFEVELGVSGPNPLVAQAFAQLTDMLAENGYNWE, encoded by the coding sequence GTGGGGCTTACTGGCGTGCGCATTGGTGCATTGATTATCGGCGATGAGTTGTTGACCGGCAGGCGGCAAGATCAACATCTACCGGCGCTGATAGAAATACTTGCCAAGCGCGGCCTGGAGTTGGCTTGGGTGCGCATACTCGGGGATGATCCGGCATTGCTCACTCAAACCCTGCAGCAGACTTTCGCTACTGATGATATTGTCTTAAGTTTTGGCGGAATTGGGGCTACCCCCGACGATCGTACCCGTCAATGCTGTGCTAAAGCACTAGCAGTGCCACTGCAGCGCCATATAGATGCACAGCAGGCTATGCAGCACCATTTTGGCGATAGGGCCGATGAGCAACGTCTGCGCATGGTTGATTTTCCCCAGGGTGCGGCTATGATCCCCAATCCGGTCAATAAGGTTGCTGGATTCAGCATCAAAGACCACCACTTTGTGCCCGGTTTTCCGAGCATGGCCTGGCCTATGATTGAGTGGGTTATGGATACCTATTATGTCCATATACAGCAGCCGGGACATGTAGAACAGCGGACCATGCGCGTTATCGGGGCGCGTGAGGGGGATTTGATCCCCCTCCTGGAAAGACTGCAAGGGGCCTATCCGCAGCTGCGCATATCCTGTTTACCCAGCGCATCTGCACAGGGCTGTGGCTTTGAGGTAGAGCTCGGAGTAAGTGGTCCCAATCCATTGGTAGCTCAGGCCTTTGCTCAGCTTACTGATATGTTGGCGGAGAACGGCTACAATTGGGAATAG